The Oncorhynchus nerka isolate Pitt River linkage group LG12, Oner_Uvic_2.0, whole genome shotgun sequence genome includes a region encoding these proteins:
- the LOC115137881 gene encoding ras-like protein family member 11A-like, translated as MRLLVDPPRTMNSGSSNFLLVPIPEYPVLDCVPNKNVKIVVLGASNVGKTALIVRFLTKRFIGDYEANTGALYSRKINLDGEQVSLQVQDTPCVSLQDDAEGLYCQEQINRSIYWADGYVLVFSITDHSSYRTIQPLYQHVRRIHPAGNIPVILVGNKSDLLRARQVPADEGETLAASLGGPYFEASARENHEGVHAAFLHLCGEVSRALGGGNGEKRRGGLHLARPKSPNMQELKRRFRQVLSSKGKSSTNTL; from the exons ATGCGTCTTCTTGTCGACCCTCCGAGAACAATGAATAGTGGTTCTAGCAACTTTCTGCTAGTTCCAATACCGGAGTATCCCGTTCTAGACTGCGTGCCCAACAAAAACGTTAAGATTGTGGTTTTGGGAGCGAGCAACGTCGGGAAAACAG CTTTGATCGTCAGGTTTCTGACCAAGAGGTTCATTGGGGACTATGAGGCAAACACAG GGGCCCTTTACTCCAGAAAGATCAATCTAGATGGAGAACAGGTCTCACTACAGGTTCAGGACACACCCTGTGTCTCTCTACAG gatgATGCAGAGGGACTATATTGTCAGGAGCAGATCAACAGGTCTATCTACTGGGCGGATGGATACGTCCTGGTGTTCTCCATCACCGACCACAGCAGTTATAGAACCATACAGCCTCTCTACCAGCACGTCAGACGCATCCACCCTGCAGGGAACATACCTGTCATACTG GTGGGCAACAAGAGCGACCTCCTCCGTGCCCGCCAGGTGCCGGCTGACGAGGGCGAGACGTTGGCAGCCTCTCTGGGTGGGCCGTACTTTGAGGCGTCTGCCAGGGAGAACCACGAGGGGGTCCACGCCGCCTTCCTGCACCTCTGTGGCGAGGTGAGCCGGGCGCTGGGTGGGGGTAacggggagaaaaggagaggggggcTGCACCTGGCCCGGCCCAAGTCCCCCAACATGCAGGAGCTGAAGAGGAGGTTTCGACAGGTGCTGTCCTCTAAGGGAAAGTCTTCTACTAACACCTTGTGA